GTGTGGCCTtgaaatttcatcatcttttttgttcctttttttttcctcatttcTTATTGTTACAGGGTATAGAACACCAGCAATATGTCGAAGGCAACGCATTTGTTTTCTGAAATGtaatcttttgatttttttgtatgGAAGTATGATagacattcaaatcataaaGCTCTTTTGACCTGTTCTCCAACCATTTTTACAGAAAATCAGTTTTTTTGCAACATAAAGTCTATGGCTTTTCTTATCAGGTACAAACCTTTTCCACACATATTTCCTGGAAATTAACACAAGTAAATATTGTAAGTACGGTTGAAAAGTATCAAAATTCATGGAGTGGCATATACCTTTCAGAATAGGGAACCTATCAAGTTAAGATCCAAGAAGCAACCATTCAGAGGTTGCCACTTCAAAAAGGCCCCATCAAGATGTAATGGTGAAATATCAATggaccaaaatttcaaaattcttatcCCAAAACCTCATCCATTCCCTCCCTCTCACTTCCACACATTCCCTCTGATTTCCTCCATACCAGAAACTACTCTCCAACACACAAAAGGATAAGACttgataaaaatcaaaatacaaaagcAAGCCATTGTAGGAAAAAGCTCTTTCTCTTGCTCTCTTTAGAGTAAATTTCTCTTGCAATCCTTTGTAGAGCTCCGGGATCCATTGTCACCATGTCTTGCTCAAATCTGACAATGTGGGTGTCCTCAAAACCCTCTCTTTCTGACACTTCTTCACTCTCTTTCCGTTCTTTCATCAGCCCTTTTCAGCTCCCATCTCAGAGCTCAACCCCCGGTAACCCTTCCAGGTCCTCATCTGTAACCCCAGTTCACTGTGGTCTTCGTGAGCTTAGAGACCGTATTGATTCAGTAAAGAACACGCAGAAGATCACTGAAGCCATGAAACTTGTGGCTGCTGCTAAAGTTAGGAGAGCACAAGAAGCTGTTGTCAATGGCAGACCTTTCTCTGAGTCCCTGGTTGAAGTTCTTTACAACATCAATGAACAGCTCCAGACTGAAGACATAGATGCTCCTCTCACAAACGTCAGGCCTGTCAAAAAAGTTGCTTTGGTTGTTGTTACTGGTGATCGTGGTCTCTGTGGAGGTTTTAACAATGCTATCATCAAGAAAGCTGAAGCTAGAATTGCAGAATTGAAGCAGCTTGGACTTGATTATACAATAATCAGTGTGGGGAAAAAGGgtaattcatatttcatccGCAGGCCTTACATCCCAGTGGACAGATTCCTAGATGGTAGCTCACTCCCTACAGCTAAAGAAGCTCAGGCAATTGCTGATGATGTTTTTTCACTCTTTGTTAGTGAAGAAGTCGATAAAGTGGAGCTTTTGTACACCAAATTCGTATCCTTGGTTAAGTCTGATCCTGTGATTCATACTTTGCTTCCACTGTCACCAAAGGGTGAAATCTGTGATGTAAATGGTGTTTGTGTTGATGCTGCTGAGGATGAGTTCTTCAGATTGACAACCAGGGAAGGGAAACTGACGGTGGAGAGAGAAGTTATGAGGACTCAGACAGCTGATTTCTCTCCCATTTTGCAGTTTGAGCAGGACCCAGTTCAGATTCTTGATGCTTTGTTGCCTCTTTATCTCAACAGCCAGGTTCTGAGGGCTTTGCAGGAATCACTAGCCAGTGAGCTTGCAGCTAGGATGAGTGCCATGAGCAATGCTACTGATAATGCCCAGGAACTGAAAAAGACCTTGTCTATCGTCTACAACCGGCAGCGTCAAGCGAAAATCACCGGAGAGATATTGGAGATTGTTGCTGGTGCCAATGCTTTGGTCTAATGAACTTGAAACCTGTTTCACCATCAATTATGTTCCCTTGTAggtattaaaaagaattattaaattatgagtagtTTCCCTATTCAATCCTATATACTTGTTTAAGAACAGCCATGctgatatgtttttttttttgcattgtaATTCTCGAATGCTTATGAACTCTTTGCACAGTGGGAACCGCAATGTCTTTTGGAGTTGAAAAATAAGAGCATTTACCCATCTTTGTATGTTATTTGCCCCTTACATGTATAATACTTGTCCGGTCACCGTCGAAGATCGAGTTTCGCATGCTCCAGTTGCCTTTGATATATTGCAAGCAagaataattttctttcttgaatTTAAACCGTGAGAGATTCAATAGGCTTCATTCATTAGAGCTGCTCAAGAGGGGCCTTCTTTCATGCAGGTTCATTTGATTCCCTGCAGCTTTTGGTTACTTAATCTTATCATCTGTTTCTTTGGACAATTAAAAGGGTTTAGATGAAACCAAGATATCAATTTGCTTCATTACATTTACACCATTGTTTATATTAGATTCTTGGCTTTATAAGTTAGTCTTTACGGAGTCTTTTAAGGCCGGATTCGTGAATTGGCGGCCGAGTACGGACCACATCCGAAGTTTCGGTTACAAAATATGGTGAATCTAAGTTAATTTACTGGCAATTTAGCTGCCTAATAAAATCGAAATGATATGCAGATTTATATATCAGACAAAAGGAACAAAATACCAAACACAGAATCCTGCATAAAGCATATATGCCAACTAGTTGGAAAGCTAACCATATGAATGTGTTTGAGCATCACTCCTATTTAGATTAATTGTTACTAAGTGTGATTAGTGGTCAAGCCCAAGTTCATTCCTAGTCAAAGTTGATGTTGGATTTTTAAAGGTCCAAAAGATTCAAACTCCACCTGAGTTCAAGTCTTACGCGCAAAGAGGCCTTCACTACTCCCATATGAGTTTTGAAAatgatcataaaaaaaaaaattggagaactTGAGTTTTTCGACTATGGACACCTACTGATACAGTAAATGAAGAAAGTGTAGGGGAGAACGATTTAAAGAGAGAAGGATTCAATGggagaaatgaaaataaaaggaaatttttttatttttattttttatagacaAAACAGAGGCGGCTTTTGCTTCATAAACCTTTCCACactttttgattatttttttagatcTTCCACTTCTCCACTTCTTTTTATTGCAACATTAGTCCCTTTCATTTCaccttcttttaaaattttgaaaattttcttttaaattatttcttaatcttgatcttttatatatatatatatatatattgtcgaaaccatttttgagaaacaaagattttaggttgtcgacttaaaaaaaatgaaaatttgggagtcgccaccaatcttttattgaggtgtgattggatcacctaaaaacgactttggtctacgaattttagaaaaacaggtccgggagtcggttacgtatggggaaggattagcaccctcattacgcccaaaattggtacctagttaattaattaatgtcttaatgtcgagaatttgcaaaatataatccttaacaaaaaaaaaacttaaaatgttacgtattaagacccttatcatttcagagaagaaaaaatgacacacccaatgcgttagggcacaacattctaatttcctccaaaatgaattaggtcagGATACTcgtataatgaaaaa
This genomic stretch from Gossypium raimondii isolate GPD5lz chromosome 6, ASM2569854v1, whole genome shotgun sequence harbors:
- the LOC105772957 gene encoding ATP synthase gamma chain, chloroplastic translates to MSCSNLTMWVSSKPSLSDTSSLSFRSFISPFQLPSQSSTPGNPSRSSSVTPVHCGLRELRDRIDSVKNTQKITEAMKLVAAAKVRRAQEAVVNGRPFSESLVEVLYNINEQLQTEDIDAPLTNVRPVKKVALVVVTGDRGLCGGFNNAIIKKAEARIAELKQLGLDYTIISVGKKGNSYFIRRPYIPVDRFLDGSSLPTAKEAQAIADDVFSLFVSEEVDKVELLYTKFVSLVKSDPVIHTLLPLSPKGEICDVNGVCVDAAEDEFFRLTTREGKLTVEREVMRTQTADFSPILQFEQDPVQILDALLPLYLNSQVLRALQESLASELAARMSAMSNATDNAQELKKTLSIVYNRQRQAKITGEILEIVAGANALV